The following are encoded in a window of Alkalidesulfovibrio alkalitolerans DSM 16529 genomic DNA:
- a CDS encoding L-lactate permease: MSVGLLALIAAIPIALALVLMVGMRWPATKAMPLAWLVTALAGVLVWQLPAGYVAALTIQGVIGAIGILIIVFGAILILYTLRDSGGMETIQCGMQGISPDMRVQAIIIGYLFAAFIEGAAGFGTPAALAAPLLLALGFPPLAAAVICLVFNSFPVSFGAVGTPIILGLGFLKELVNTAATSGLAGVNFTNMESFNMLIGQWATLMHLPMIFILPIFMLGFISRVFGPNRSWKEGLAAWKFCVFAAVAFTIPYLVFAWLVGPEFPSLIGGLVGLGIVVWGAKKGIALPSDGVFTFGSQKNWDPEWTGSVTAAAEGCKFEARMSQFRAWLPYVLIGLFLVLTRINELGLKALLAGQSISFKGILGYESVNAAIQYLYLPGTIPFMLVAILTIWIHGMPGDKVKAAWVDSIKRMKNPAIALFFAVALVSIFRGSGIGDVALNPNGYASMPLVMAKAVSDIVGNAWPLFASFVGGLGAFITGSNTVSNLLFAEFQWGMASQLDLPHQVIVAAQVVGGAMGNMVCIHNIVAVCAVVGLSGMEGQILKRTFWPFLLYGAVVGIVASLMAFVFMPHLY; this comes from the coding sequence ATGTCAGTCGGACTTTTGGCGCTCATCGCCGCAATCCCCATCGCTCTGGCGCTCGTGCTCATGGTGGGCATGCGCTGGCCCGCGACCAAGGCCATGCCCCTGGCCTGGCTCGTCACCGCTCTCGCGGGCGTGCTCGTGTGGCAGCTGCCCGCGGGCTACGTGGCCGCGCTGACCATCCAGGGCGTCATCGGCGCAATCGGCATTCTCATCATCGTCTTCGGCGCGATCCTCATTCTTTACACGCTGCGCGATTCCGGCGGCATGGAAACCATCCAGTGCGGCATGCAGGGCATCTCTCCCGACATGCGCGTGCAGGCCATCATCATCGGTTACCTGTTCGCGGCCTTCATCGAAGGCGCCGCGGGCTTCGGCACCCCGGCCGCCCTGGCTGCGCCGCTGCTTCTGGCCCTGGGCTTCCCGCCCCTGGCCGCGGCCGTCATCTGCCTGGTCTTCAACTCCTTCCCGGTCTCCTTCGGCGCGGTGGGCACGCCCATCATCCTGGGCCTGGGCTTCCTGAAGGAACTCGTGAACACCGCCGCCACCTCGGGTCTGGCGGGCGTGAACTTCACGAACATGGAGTCCTTCAACATGCTCATCGGCCAGTGGGCGACCCTGATGCACCTGCCGATGATCTTCATCCTGCCCATCTTCATGCTCGGCTTCATCTCCCGCGTCTTCGGCCCCAACCGTTCCTGGAAGGAAGGTCTGGCGGCGTGGAAATTCTGCGTCTTCGCGGCCGTGGCCTTCACCATCCCCTACCTGGTCTTCGCCTGGCTGGTCGGTCCCGAGTTCCCGTCCCTGATCGGCGGCCTTGTGGGCCTTGGCATCGTGGTCTGGGGCGCCAAGAAGGGCATCGCCCTGCCCAGCGACGGCGTCTTCACCTTCGGCTCCCAGAAGAACTGGGATCCCGAGTGGACCGGTTCCGTCACGGCGGCTGCCGAGGGTTGCAAGTTCGAGGCGCGCATGAGCCAGTTCCGCGCCTGGCTGCCCTACGTGCTCATCGGCCTGTTCCTGGTCCTGACCCGCATCAATGAACTCGGCCTGAAGGCCCTTCTGGCCGGCCAGAGCATCAGCTTCAAGGGCATCCTTGGCTATGAGTCGGTCAACGCGGCCATCCAGTACCTCTACCTGCCCGGCACCATTCCCTTCATGCTGGTCGCCATCCTGACCATCTGGATCCACGGCATGCCCGGCGACAAGGTCAAGGCCGCCTGGGTGGATTCCATAAAGCGCATGAAGAACCCGGCCATCGCCCTGTTCTTCGCCGTGGCCCTGGTTTCCATCTTCCGTGGCTCGGGCATCGGCGACGTGGCCCTGAACCCCAACGGCTACGCCTCCATGCCTCTGGTCATGGCCAAGGCCGTGTCCGACATCGTGGGCAACGCCTGGCCTCTGTTCGCCTCCTTCGTGGGCGGCCTGGGCGCGTTCATCACCGGCTCCAACACCGTGTCGAACCTGCTCTTCGCCGAATTCCAGTGGGGCATGGCGAGCCAGCTCGACCTGCCGCACCAGGTCATCGTCGCGGCGCAGGTCGTGGGCGGCGCCATGGGCAACATGGTTTGCATCCACAACATCGTGGCCGTGTGCGCCGTGGTGGGCCTTTCCGGCATGGAAGGCCAGATCCTCAAGCGCACCTTCTGGCCGTTCCTGCTCTACGGCGCCGTGGTCGGCATCGTGGCCAGCCTGATGGCCTTCGTGTTCATGCCGCACCTGTACTAG
- a CDS encoding FAD-binding oxidoreductase, with the protein MISKALITEFETAVGKDNVMTEATELHSYSYDSAVLDQVQPGIVVRPTESENLGKVVKLCNDNGLKLTVRGAGTNLSGGTIPHPGGVVCLTSALDKILELNEEDLYAVVQPGVVTAKFAAHVASKGLLYPPDPGSQAVSTLGGNVAENAGGLRALKYGVTKDYVMGIDFFDVNGELVRSGGKTVKCVTGYNLAGLMIASEGTLGVFEKITLKLVPPPTAFKAMMAVFDDVMGASRAVAAIIANKILPATLEMMDNFTIRTVENFRKAGLPTDAAAMLLIEVDGHPAQVEDDAAKVEAICKEHKARSVRVAKDAAERNAVWQARRDALPALARVRPTTVLEDATVPRSKIPAMMQALDRIAKKYDLTIGTFGHAGDGNLHPTILTDKRDANEWHRVEEAVDAIFDEALALGGTLSGEHGIGLAKSKYMKNECGIASIEYSRRMKSVLDPKGILNPGKILGPLLG; encoded by the coding sequence ATGATTTCCAAGGCGCTCATCACCGAGTTCGAGACGGCTGTCGGCAAGGACAACGTCATGACCGAGGCCACCGAACTGCACTCTTACTCCTACGATTCAGCCGTGCTGGACCAGGTCCAGCCCGGCATCGTGGTCCGTCCCACGGAATCCGAGAACCTGGGCAAGGTCGTCAAGCTGTGCAACGACAACGGCCTGAAGCTGACCGTGCGCGGCGCGGGCACCAACCTTTCGGGCGGCACCATTCCGCATCCCGGCGGCGTGGTCTGCCTGACCTCGGCCCTGGACAAGATCCTCGAACTCAACGAGGAAGACCTCTACGCCGTGGTCCAGCCCGGCGTGGTCACGGCCAAGTTCGCGGCCCACGTGGCCTCCAAGGGCCTGCTGTATCCGCCCGATCCGGGCTCGCAGGCCGTCTCCACCCTGGGCGGCAACGTGGCCGAGAACGCGGGCGGCCTGCGCGCCCTGAAGTACGGCGTGACCAAGGACTACGTCATGGGCATCGACTTCTTCGATGTGAACGGCGAACTGGTCCGCTCCGGCGGCAAGACAGTGAAGTGCGTCACCGGCTACAACTTGGCCGGCTTGATGATCGCTTCCGAGGGCACGCTCGGCGTGTTCGAGAAGATCACCCTGAAGCTCGTGCCGCCCCCGACCGCCTTCAAGGCCATGATGGCCGTGTTCGACGACGTCATGGGCGCCTCGCGCGCTGTGGCAGCGATCATCGCCAACAAGATCCTGCCCGCCACCCTCGAAATGATGGACAACTTCACCATCCGTACGGTGGAGAACTTCCGCAAGGCCGGCCTGCCCACGGACGCCGCCGCCATGCTGCTCATCGAGGTGGACGGCCATCCCGCCCAGGTCGAGGACGACGCGGCCAAGGTCGAGGCCATCTGCAAGGAGCACAAGGCCAGGAGCGTCCGAGTGGCCAAGGACGCGGCCGAGCGCAACGCCGTCTGGCAGGCCCGCCGCGACGCGCTGCCCGCCCTGGCGCGCGTGCGCCCGACTACCGTGCTCGAAGACGCCACCGTGCCCCGGTCCAAGATTCCGGCCATGATGCAGGCGCTGGACCGCATCGCCAAGAAATACGACCTGACCATCGGCACCTTCGGCCACGCCGGCGACGGCAACCTGCACCCGACCATCCTCACGGACAAGCGCGACGCCAACGAGTGGCACCGCGTGGAAGAGGCCGTGGACGCCATCTTCGACGAGGCCCTGGCGCTTGGCGGAACGCTCTCGGGCGAGCACGGCATCGGCCTGGCCAAGTCCAAGTACATGAAGAACGAGTGCGGCATCGCCTCCATCGAGTACTCGCGGCGCATGAAGAGCGTGCTCGACCCCAAGGGCATCCTGAACCCCGGCAAGATTCTCGGCCCCCTGCTCGGCTAG
- a CDS encoding (Fe-S)-binding protein, with product MADIKKLVSMLKELDDLLTGCMRCGMCQAQCPVFAQTGRETDVTRGKLALLSGLADEMIKDPEGVNEKLQRCLLCGTCEANCPSGVKVTDIFLRARAIMAGYLGLPPAQRLIFRKLLTNPKLMNNLLSLGATFQGLFTKEADAIIGTSCARFNAPVIADRHFKGLAKKPLHSIVPKLDTPPGKSGLRVAFFPGCVTDKIFPEVGQAVLKVLEHHGVGVYMPANQACCGIPALSSGETGAFDKMVRANLDLFAKAKWDYMVTPCATCTSTIAKLWPKYYGDSLDQGRPRMIAGKVMDISQFLVDVLKVQPATATGDAAKAAYHDPCHLRNSLGITAQPRAVLAANPGYTVAELPGGPSCCGCGGSFNLKHYKLSDIIGGKKAQSIIATGAKVATTSCPACMLQLADMLSKSGKSIPVKHVIELYAASL from the coding sequence ATGGCTGACATCAAGAAACTCGTGTCCATGCTCAAGGAGCTGGACGATCTGCTGACCGGCTGCATGCGTTGCGGCATGTGTCAGGCCCAGTGTCCGGTCTTTGCCCAGACGGGCAGGGAGACGGACGTCACGCGCGGCAAGTTGGCCCTGCTCTCGGGCCTTGCCGACGAAATGATCAAGGACCCCGAGGGCGTCAACGAAAAGCTCCAGCGCTGCCTTCTGTGCGGCACCTGCGAGGCCAACTGTCCCTCCGGCGTGAAGGTCACTGACATCTTCCTGCGCGCGCGGGCCATCATGGCCGGATACCTGGGGCTGCCCCCGGCGCAGCGCCTGATCTTCAGGAAGCTTCTGACCAACCCCAAGCTGATGAACAACCTGCTGTCGCTCGGCGCGACCTTCCAGGGGCTGTTCACCAAGGAGGCCGATGCCATCATCGGCACCTCCTGCGCCCGCTTCAACGCGCCGGTCATCGCGGACCGCCACTTCAAGGGGCTGGCCAAGAAACCGCTGCACTCCATCGTGCCCAAACTCGACACCCCTCCGGGCAAATCGGGTCTGCGCGTGGCCTTCTTCCCGGGCTGCGTCACGGACAAGATATTCCCCGAGGTGGGTCAGGCCGTGCTGAAGGTGCTCGAACACCACGGCGTTGGCGTGTACATGCCCGCCAACCAGGCCTGCTGCGGCATCCCGGCGCTCTCCAGCGGCGAAACCGGCGCCTTCGACAAGATGGTCAGGGCCAACCTCGACCTCTTCGCCAAGGCCAAGTGGGACTACATGGTCACGCCCTGCGCCACCTGCACCTCGACCATCGCCAAGCTCTGGCCCAAGTACTACGGCGACTCGCTCGACCAGGGCCGTCCCCGCATGATCGCGGGCAAGGTCATGGACATCAGCCAGTTCCTCGTGGACGTGCTCAAGGTCCAGCCCGCGACGGCCACGGGCGACGCGGCCAAGGCCGCCTACCACGACCCCTGCCACCTGCGGAACTCGCTGGGCATCACCGCCCAGCCCAGGGCCGTGCTCGCGGCCAATCCGGGCTACACCGTGGCCGAACTGCCCGGCGGGCCCTCGTGCTGCGGCTGCGGCGGCAGCTTCAACCTCAAGCACTACAAGCTGTCCGACATCATCGGCGGCAAGAAGGCCCAGAGCATCATCGCGACAGGGGCAAAAGTCGCGACCACGAGCTGCCCGGCCTGCATGCTGCAACTGGCGGACATGCTCTCGAAGTCCGGGAAATCCATCCCGGTCAAACACGTGATCGAGCTCTACGCCGCCTCGCTCTAG
- the pta gene encoding phosphate acetyltransferase, with translation MAKNLYVINTEPRSGKSAICLGLMQMLMRDIRRVGFFRPIISGKIEGRRDHDTNLILSQFYLNQTYQDAYGYTLEEARDLMNRGEHALLMENILAKYKALESRFDFILCEGTDFSGSDSAFEFDINAEIASNLGAPVVLVANGQGKTSKQIVAQTQLAIDVFAEKGLDILATIVNRVEVPDRNEILSGLRCKYRLNEECLTYAIPEVPSLGKPTVHDVQKWLGAEVISGREHLEVLVDDYVVAAMQVNNFLEYVSKNCLVITPGDRSDILLACFATRQSHTYPEVAGIVLTGGIKPPASIQKLLEGWTGIPMPILVADGHTYKTTRILMDLYGRIDPDDQKKIATALGVFEEHVDTGELRKRLEAKKSTKVTPVMFEYSLIEKAKADRQHIVLPEGSSDRILQAADILLRRGIVDLTILGEPDTVLARAGQMGLSLEKAQILDPVKSDLYEEYWNTFLDLRKSKGMTPEVARDSMADPTYFGTMMVYKDHAGGMVSGSITTTQQTIRPALQFVKTRPGISLVSSVFLMCMPDRVLVFGDCAVNPSPNAQQLAEIAIASADTARQFGVDPRVAMLSYSTGASGAGAEVEKVREATQIAKSMAPDLPIEGPIQYDAAYDPDVARTKMPDSLVAGKATVFIFPDLNTGNNTYKAVQRAANAVAIGPVLQGLNKPVNDLSRGCTVPDIVNTVAITAIQAQFAKKA, from the coding sequence ATGGCCAAGAACCTCTATGTGATCAACACCGAACCGCGCAGCGGCAAGTCGGCGATCTGCCTCGGGCTCATGCAGATGCTCATGCGCGACATCCGTCGCGTGGGCTTCTTTCGGCCCATCATCAGCGGCAAGATCGAGGGCAGGCGGGACCACGACACGAACCTCATCCTGTCGCAGTTCTACCTGAACCAGACCTACCAGGACGCCTACGGCTACACCCTGGAGGAGGCCCGCGACCTCATGAACCGGGGCGAGCACGCCCTGCTCATGGAGAATATCCTGGCCAAGTACAAGGCGCTCGAGTCCCGCTTCGATTTCATCCTGTGCGAAGGCACGGATTTCTCGGGGAGCGACTCGGCCTTCGAGTTCGACATCAACGCCGAAATCGCATCCAACCTGGGCGCGCCCGTGGTCCTCGTGGCCAACGGGCAGGGCAAGACCTCCAAGCAGATCGTGGCCCAGACCCAGCTCGCCATCGACGTCTTCGCCGAAAAGGGCCTGGACATCCTGGCGACCATCGTCAACCGCGTGGAAGTGCCGGACAGGAACGAAATCCTGTCCGGCCTCCGCTGCAAATATCGCCTCAACGAGGAGTGCCTGACCTACGCCATCCCCGAGGTACCCTCCCTGGGCAAGCCCACTGTGCACGACGTGCAGAAGTGGCTCGGGGCCGAGGTCATCTCCGGCCGCGAGCACCTCGAAGTGCTGGTGGACGACTACGTGGTGGCGGCCATGCAGGTGAACAACTTCCTGGAGTACGTCTCCAAGAACTGCCTGGTCATCACACCGGGCGACCGTTCCGACATCCTGCTGGCCTGCTTCGCCACGCGGCAGTCACACACCTATCCCGAGGTCGCGGGCATCGTGCTTACGGGCGGCATCAAGCCTCCCGCCTCCATCCAGAAGCTCCTGGAAGGCTGGACCGGCATTCCCATGCCCATCCTCGTGGCCGACGGCCACACCTACAAGACCACGCGCATCCTCATGGACCTCTACGGCCGTATCGACCCCGACGATCAGAAAAAGATCGCCACGGCCCTGGGCGTCTTCGAGGAGCACGTGGACACCGGCGAGCTGCGCAAGCGCCTGGAGGCCAAGAAGTCCACCAAGGTCACGCCGGTCATGTTTGAGTACAGCCTGATCGAGAAGGCCAAGGCCGACCGTCAGCACATCGTGCTGCCCGAGGGCTCTTCGGACCGCATCCTGCAAGCCGCGGACATCCTTTTGCGCCGCGGCATCGTGGACCTGACCATCCTCGGCGAGCCCGACACCGTGCTCGCCCGCGCCGGGCAGATGGGCCTCTCCCTGGAGAAGGCCCAGATTCTCGACCCGGTGAAGTCCGACCTGTACGAGGAGTACTGGAACACGTTCCTCGACCTTCGCAAGTCCAAGGGCATGACCCCCGAGGTGGCCCGCGACAGCATGGCCGACCCCACCTACTTCGGCACCATGATGGTCTACAAGGATCACGCCGGAGGCATGGTTTCGGGCTCCATCACCACCACGCAGCAGACCATCCGGCCCGCGCTGCAATTCGTCAAGACCAGGCCCGGCATCTCGCTCGTGTCCTCGGTTTTCCTGATGTGCATGCCCGACCGCGTTCTGGTCTTCGGCGACTGCGCCGTGAACCCGAGCCCCAATGCCCAGCAACTGGCCGAAATCGCCATCGCCTCGGCGGACACGGCGCGGCAGTTCGGCGTGGACCCGCGCGTGGCCATGCTCTCGTACTCCACGGGCGCCTCGGGCGCGGGCGCCGAGGTCGAGAAAGTGCGCGAAGCCACCCAGATCGCCAAGTCCATGGCCCCGGATCTGCCCATCGAGGGCCCGATCCAGTACGACGCGGCCTACGATCCCGACGTGGCGCGCACCAAGATGCCGGACTCGCTCGTGGCGGGCAAGGCCACGGTCTTCATCTTCCCGGACCTGAACACCGGCAACAACACCTACAAGGCCGTGCAGCGCGCGGCCAACGCCGTGGCCATCGGCCCGGTGCTGCAGGGTCTGAACAAACCGGTGAACGACCTCTCGCGGGGATGCACCGTGCCCGACATCGTCAACACCGTGGCGATCACCGCCATCCAGGCCCAGTTCGCCAAGAAGGCGTAG
- a CDS encoding acetate kinase, with translation MKILVLNSGSSSVKYQLLDMEAKSVLASGLVERIGESMGAVKHKRFPGSSREETFSYEEPIADHAKGLTRVVGLITAPETGVIADVSEIDGIGHRIVHGGESFSAPTLVDAAVIEGIKAQIPLAPLHNPGGLAGIETALRLLPGVPNVAVFDTAFHQTMPPEAYRYAIPKELYTELKIRRYGFHGTSHFYVAKQCAKLLGKPFEQTSCVTVHLGNGCSMAAVKNGKCIDTSMGLTPLAGLVMGTRSGDVDPALHAFLADNKGLTIREIDSILNKRSGLKGMCGHNDMRDIHDRVAEGDHDAELALKVFCRRVTQYIGQYMAVLGGTDAICFTAGIGENDPVVRQLSCASLAAIGAIIDAERNMSAPRGQVTEISTPKSPVKIFILPTNEELEIASQTLEVLANR, from the coding sequence ATGAAGATACTCGTTTTGAACTCGGGCAGTTCGTCCGTAAAATATCAGCTATTGGACATGGAGGCCAAGAGCGTCCTGGCCTCGGGCCTCGTGGAGCGCATCGGCGAATCCATGGGCGCGGTGAAGCACAAGCGCTTTCCCGGTTCCTCGCGCGAGGAGACCTTCTCCTACGAGGAGCCCATCGCCGACCACGCCAAGGGTCTGACCCGCGTGGTGGGTCTGATCACCGCCCCCGAGACCGGCGTCATCGCCGACGTGTCGGAGATCGACGGCATCGGCCATCGCATCGTGCACGGTGGCGAGTCGTTCAGCGCGCCCACCCTGGTCGATGCGGCGGTCATCGAGGGCATCAAGGCCCAGATTCCGCTCGCGCCCCTGCACAATCCCGGTGGGCTGGCGGGCATCGAGACCGCGCTGCGCCTTTTGCCCGGCGTGCCCAACGTGGCCGTGTTCGACACCGCCTTCCATCAGACCATGCCGCCCGAGGCCTACCGCTACGCCATTCCCAAGGAGCTCTACACGGAGCTGAAGATCAGGCGCTACGGCTTCCACGGCACCTCGCATTTCTACGTGGCCAAGCAGTGCGCCAAGCTTCTGGGCAAGCCCTTTGAGCAGACCTCGTGCGTCACCGTGCACCTGGGCAACGGCTGTTCCATGGCCGCCGTGAAGAACGGCAAATGCATCGACACGAGCATGGGCCTCACGCCCCTGGCCGGGCTGGTCATGGGCACGCGGTCGGGCGACGTCGATCCCGCCCTGCACGCCTTTTTGGCCGACAACAAAGGCTTGACCATTCGCGAAATCGACAGCATTTTGAACAAACGCAGCGGACTCAAGGGCATGTGCGGCCATAACGATATGCGCGACATCCACGACCGGGTGGCCGAGGGCGACCATGACGCGGAGCTGGCGCTGAAGGTCTTCTGCCGCCGCGTGACGCAGTACATCGGCCAGTACATGGCCGTGCTCGGCGGCACCGACGCCATCTGCTTCACGGCCGGAATCGGCGAGAACGATCCTGTCGTGCGCCAGCTTTCCTGCGCGTCCCTGGCCGCCATCGGGGCGATCATCGACGCCGAGCGCAACATGAGCGCGCCGCGTGGGCAGGTCACGGAGATCAGCACACCGAAGAGCCCTGTGAAGATATTCATCCTGCCCACCAACGAGGAACTGGAGATCGCTTCCCAGACCCTTGAGGTGCTCGCCAACCGGTAG
- a CDS encoding lactate utilization protein — protein MNQELVSQFTQKAQAVSAIVTEVKSLKDAYAYAVDVCLNKEACQLLPSGCGEAVSDEAAALCETKAGERVIAAPSLDDKQFKELSAAAKKAGIKLVKDGMRNHLAGIDIGFCVADLGLAETGSLVLDSSSEDLRLSTMVSEINVVVLPLSKLRATSYAAEDELLTMMRRTPNYLAFITGASRTADIERVLAIGVHGPLELHILLWRDA, from the coding sequence GTGAATCAAGAACTTGTGTCCCAGTTCACGCAGAAGGCGCAGGCCGTCTCGGCCATAGTCACCGAGGTGAAATCCCTCAAGGACGCCTATGCCTATGCCGTGGACGTGTGTTTGAACAAGGAAGCCTGCCAACTGCTGCCCTCGGGCTGTGGTGAGGCCGTCTCGGACGAGGCGGCCGCGCTGTGCGAGACCAAGGCCGGCGAGCGTGTCATCGCCGCTCCCTCGCTCGACGACAAGCAGTTCAAGGAGCTTTCCGCCGCCGCCAAGAAGGCGGGCATCAAGCTCGTGAAGGACGGCATGCGCAATCATCTCGCGGGCATCGACATCGGCTTTTGCGTGGCCGACCTGGGCCTCGCCGAGACGGGCTCGCTCGTGCTCGACTCCTCGTCCGAGGATCTGCGCCTGTCCACCATGGTCAGCGAGATCAACGTCGTGGTCCTGCCGCTCTCCAAGCTGCGCGCCACCTCCTACGCCGCCGAGGACGAACTGCTGACCATGATGCGCCGGACCCCGAACTACCTGGCCTTCATCACCGGGGCCAGCCGCACCGCCGATATCGAACGCGTGCTCGCCATCGGCGTGCACGGGCCGCTCGAACTGCATATTCTGCTGTGGAGGGACGCCTGA
- the ldhH gene encoding L-lactate dehydrogenase (quinone) large subunit LdhH: MQTATTLEQYLSELEESLGNDFQRKILDTFAVAYRTGRANAFAGMDVKGLIQEIADAKDYSLSHMDELYQEFKQKAEAMGVHVHLAKTAFEANEIIARIARENNCKKVIKSKSMTAEETHLNHHLEEQGLTVVESDLGEWIIQLRKEGPSHMVMPAIHLSRYQVADLFSDVTKKKQDADIQKLVKVARRELRKEYVTADMGISGGNFAVAETGTIGLVTNEGNARLATTLPRVHVALVGLEKLTPTLHDALRVLRALPRNATGQQITSYVTWITGRNECKSAPEDKKIMHVVFLDNGRRALAKDKDFAQVLRCIRCGACANVCPVYRLVGGHKYGHVYIGAIGLIMTYFFHGRDKAKFLVQNCVNCGACKEICAAGIDLPRLIKEIHSRIQDEEGHPVPSKMLGMVLKNRTLFHTLLKNMRWAQKPFVEKEGQFIRHLPSVFMKGQDFRKLPAIASKAFRDEWPDIKPKVEHPTLKVALFSGCVQDFVYPEQMKAAVKIISKRGGVAMEYPMKQSCCGLPVVMMGEKDAAKDVARQNVTAMDPADFDYIITLCASCASHLKHGYPKLLEDDTALAAKVGQFADKVIDFSSFIHDVLGMSADEFTNSGRKVGYHSPCHLCRGLEVREAPRKALGMAHEYVPTDEEEVCCGFGGSYSMKFPAISKTLLAKKLANLEAGGVTAVVTDCPGCVMQIRGGMESAGKRIEVRHIAELLAERLK; the protein is encoded by the coding sequence ATGCAGACCGCAACCACCCTTGAACAATATCTCTCCGAACTCGAGGAGTCCCTGGGCAACGACTTCCAGCGTAAGATCCTCGACACCTTTGCCGTGGCCTACCGCACCGGCCGCGCCAACGCCTTCGCGGGCATGGACGTCAAGGGCCTGATTCAGGAGATCGCCGACGCCAAGGACTACTCCTTGTCCCACATGGACGAGCTCTATCAGGAGTTCAAGCAGAAGGCAGAGGCCATGGGTGTGCACGTGCACCTGGCCAAGACCGCCTTCGAGGCCAACGAGATCATCGCCCGCATCGCCCGCGAGAACAACTGCAAGAAGGTCATCAAGTCCAAGTCCATGACCGCCGAGGAGACGCACCTGAACCACCATCTGGAGGAGCAGGGGCTGACCGTGGTCGAATCGGACCTGGGCGAGTGGATCATCCAACTGCGCAAGGAAGGACCCTCGCACATGGTCATGCCCGCCATCCACCTCTCGCGTTACCAAGTGGCGGACCTCTTCTCCGACGTGACCAAGAAGAAGCAGGACGCGGACATCCAGAAGCTGGTCAAGGTCGCGCGCCGCGAGCTTCGCAAGGAGTACGTGACCGCCGACATGGGCATCTCGGGCGGCAACTTCGCCGTGGCCGAGACCGGTACCATCGGGCTCGTGACCAACGAGGGCAACGCCCGTCTGGCCACGACCCTGCCGCGCGTCCACGTGGCCTTGGTGGGCCTGGAGAAGCTGACCCCGACCCTGCACGACGCCCTGCGCGTGCTGCGCGCCCTGCCGCGCAACGCCACCGGCCAGCAGATCACCTCCTACGTGACCTGGATCACGGGCCGGAACGAGTGTAAATCCGCACCCGAGGACAAGAAGATCATGCATGTGGTCTTCCTGGACAATGGACGCCGCGCCCTGGCCAAGGACAAGGACTTCGCCCAGGTGCTGCGCTGCATCCGCTGCGGTGCGTGCGCCAACGTCTGCCCGGTCTACCGCCTGGTGGGCGGCCACAAGTACGGCCACGTCTACATCGGCGCCATCGGCCTGATCATGACCTACTTCTTCCACGGCCGCGACAAGGCCAAGTTCCTGGTCCAGAACTGCGTCAACTGCGGGGCCTGCAAGGAGATTTGCGCCGCGGGCATCGACCTGCCGCGCCTCATCAAGGAGATCCACTCCCGCATCCAGGATGAGGAAGGGCATCCCGTGCCCTCCAAGATGCTGGGCATGGTGCTCAAGAACCGCACCCTGTTCCACACCCTGCTCAAGAACATGCGCTGGGCGCAAAAGCCCTTCGTGGAGAAGGAAGGCCAGTTCATCCGCCACCTGCCCAGCGTGTTCATGAAGGGACAGGACTTCCGCAAGCTTCCGGCCATCGCCTCCAAGGCCTTCCGCGACGAGTGGCCCGACATCAAGCCCAAGGTCGAGCACCCGACACTGAAGGTCGCGCTCTTCTCGGGCTGCGTGCAGGACTTCGTCTATCCCGAGCAGATGAAGGCCGCCGTGAAGATCATCTCCAAGCGCGGCGGGGTGGCCATGGAATATCCCATGAAGCAGTCCTGCTGCGGCCTGCCCGTGGTCATGATGGGCGAGAAAGATGCGGCCAAGGACGTGGCGCGTCAGAACGTCACGGCCATGGACCCGGCCGACTTCGACTACATCATAACCCTGTGCGCCTCGTGCGCTTCGCACCTCAAGCACGGCTACCCGAAGCTCCTCGAAGACGACACCGCCCTGGCCGCCAAGGTGGGACAGTTCGCGGACAAGGTCATCGACTTCAGCTCCTTCATTCATGACGTGCTGGGCATGAGCGCGGACGAGTTCACCAACTCCGGCCGCAAGGTGGGGTACCATTCCCCCTGCCACCTCTGCCGCGGACTCGAAGTGCGCGAAGCCCCGCGCAAGGCCCTGGGCATGGCCCACGAGTATGTGCCCACGGACGAGGAAGAAGTCTGCTGCGGTTTCGGCGGCTCCTACTCCATGAAGTTCCCGGCCATCTCCAAGACGCTTCTGGCCAAGAAGCTGGCCAATCTCGAAGCGGGCGGCGTCACGGCCGTGGTCACGGACTGCCCGGGCTGCGTCATGCAGATCAGGGGCGGCATGGAATCGGCGGGCAAGCGGATCGAGGTCCGCCACATCGCCGAACTCCTGGCCGAGCGGCTGAAGTAG